The stretch of DNA GTTCCATTAGAATAATATTCACCTTAGCATGCAGCAAAGACGCTAACAATATACTACAGCGGGAACCCGGGAATGGCTACAGCGGGTGGGGTCATACGGGATGAGTTTGGTGAATGGTGTGGTGGGTATGCTGTGAATGTGGGGTGGTGTTCGGCACCGTTGGTTGAGTTATGGGAAGTCTGTTAtgggttatattgtgtttgggaGCGACAAATCACGAGGCTGGAGTTGGAAGTGAATTCGAAGTTGGTGTCGCATCCGTTGTTGTTCCTGCTATATCTGTGCGATGACTTCTTCTCAAGAGACTGAATAGTCTATGTTTCACATGTGTATAGGGAGGCTAATTGTCTTACAGATAGTTTAGCAAACTATGAATTTTCATTATCTTTAGGTTTTCATCTTTTATCTATGACTCCGATGGATGTTGATTCGATCATACTGGAGGATTTAGCTGGACCTACGCATTCACAACGTATTCTCTTGtaattgtttttagtttaattaataaaGCTGGAAGAGTTTTTTTCCggatttctttaaaaaaacgctgataatatgatatttgaatatattagcATAAAAGGCTTTTTCTCAAGCACGAATCAAATAAGAAGCCCAGAAAATCATGGATTTAGTGTGGACAATCAAAATCATGGATTAGCACTACTACTACATTCGGGCTTATTATCGGCAGGAATTatgaatttcaattttaattagcgttttcttaattttaattttatagtcAACAACCATAGAGTTTTCTAATGATTGGCAGGAATTATGAacgttaataataaaaaaataaaagacatagCATTATTTAATAATCTCTATGTTTTGAATAGCTTGATGTTTTGagatgttttcttgtttttgtggcAGGGATTTTAAGCCTCATGAAGATGACACCAACTACTTCAGGCTCTTTTTGGATAATCTTTCTGAGTCGGTGTTGGTACCACAATTCGTCACCTTAAGTTGTGGGCTTGGGCCCAGGACTAATGGTTAATACGGGCTAAGGCCGCAACAGAGCCGGTCCATCAAACCTGATCTGGGAGAAGTGAAGAGGGGTGAAAcgtaaaaataaatcatctcGGAGCTCGGGAAGCGGTCAAAGATTCTCATAATTAAATTGAATAGAGGGCGAGATTTACGGTTCGAATTGATATGACATTAATTGTAATTTAGTAGTATAAGAGTAAGAGTTGGGAGATTGTAAGAGGGTGGAAAAACTTTCACTTGGCAATAATATCTTACTTTCACTTCGCAATAGCTATTTACTTTGTTACTAAGCTCGGAACTAGAACGGTGGTAAGCACCCCCGCTCAGAAAACACCCCGGAGATAGAAGTTCAATTCTAGTTCTCACATTTCGCGCTAGAAGGAGGGTGATATCACCTATACTCTTGCTAGTTCCGACTCCACTTCCACATCCACGTCGTACAAACATCGCTATGGCTCATGAGTCCTCCAACCAGGTAACTTTGGAGACAATCCAAAAACTTCTGCAGGATTTGGCAGAGAAATCTGACCGTCATCAAGCAGCCTCCGCCGCCTTGTCCGAACGCTTTGACAGTTTGGAAGGGCAAGTCTCCACTCGTCTAGAGACAGTCACCAGTTCGGTCGCCGATCTTTTGACTTCTCACCGCGCATACGCTGATCGGGTCGATCTCCTTTCTTCCAAGCAAAACTACCGACGACGCGCTCTAGACTTCATCGGCATCATTCCGCCGTTCACCTTGCAGCCGATGATGGCAACAGCGACTCCAAGGAATACCTTCCCACCAGGCGGCACAACCGCTGGTCGGGGATAATCACACTCCGGTTCAAATCAAAGTTGCTGGATCTTCTAAAGTTCCAGTTCGGGTCCCTCCCCCTGTGGGAGGAAATGTCCTTCAAGAAAGCCTTACTCCGGGTTACGCTTCCAACCCTGAGTTCTATCGGATGCAGAGCAAGATCCGAGATATGCAATCTATGATGCACAGTGCAACCACTTTGGCACCGGACATCCCCCGAGTAATCGAGGAGTCAAAGCGAACTCCTTTCTCTCATCAGATAGCCAGAGTTCGCGTTAAGGATATTGGGAAAATAAAACTCATGAGCTACGAGGGAAAAAGAGATCCGACTACGCATCTCAAAACCTTCTTGCTCACGGTTAGCCATGTGGACCTCGAGCTCGATGAAGCAGATGCCGGTTACTGTAAGTTGTTCGCAGAAATGTTTTGCGGACCTACTCTGCTCTGGTTCTCATCCCTGGCTGCTGGCTACGTTAACAATTTCATGGAGTTATCAACTTCGTTTATCAAACAATATTCTAGCTTGATTGAAACAGCGGTAACATATGCCCAACTTTGGAACTTGAACCAAACTGCGGGGGAATCACTTCGCTCGTATATAACTAAGTTCAAAGAAATCCAAATCCAGATTCCAGGGCTTTCAAATTCAACTGCCTTGTCTGCCCTGAAGAACGGTCTGTGGCATGAGTCTCGCTTCCGCGAAGAATTAACTGTGAATCAGTTCGCTACCATCCAAGACGCTTTGCATCGGGCTTCGAACTGGATAGTTGCAGAAGAGGAAAAAGCGGCTGCGGCCCAAAAACATAAAGTTACTTCCAAACCTGGGTTTGAAGTACCTGCTAAGAAGACTCCTCCGTCAACTCCGAAGTCCGGGCTCAGTACCTTCGCCATGGATAAGTCTCCACAAAAAGGTTCTCCTAGGAGTTCACCATCCAACCCACCGGTCTCACCATGCTCTAAGAGCGGAATGCTCCCAAGTAACAAGTGTGTTCGAGACGAGAACGTGTACTGCAAACTGCACAAAGTAAATGGGCACTCAACCCGGGACTGCAAGAAATTGATGCACCTTCTCGCAGAAAAATTTGTGTCTGGTGAAATGTCAAGCGTGACTATCAGCGAGCTTGATCAAAAAGCAGCATCCGAAGCCGATGAGGATGCCCCACCAATGAAGAAGCTAAAGCAGGCTGATGGTGATACAGCTCCCAAGAAGAGGATAGACGTCATCATGGGTGACTCGCACCTTTTCCGCAACTCGATCACAGCAATAAAGGATCACCAGCAGAAATTCACAAACCCAGAGCCCAAGCGAATTAAAGTTACTACAAGTGACTTACCCGAAGTCACCTTCTCggagaaagaaaccaaagacCTGAGTACTCTGCACGACGACGCACTGGTAATATCATTGGATGTTGCGAATCACAAAGTGTGCCGGATTCTGATAGACACCGGGAGTTTGGTAGACTTAATTTTCTTGGAGACACTAGAATGGGCATTGGAAGAGAGCACATCGCGGGTCCCCCTTCCCCTTCAGTCTCGTTCACAAGTGAAACATCTATGTCATTGGGTACAATAACTCTACCTGTCTCCACTCAAGGTGTGGTCAAAATGGTGGAATTCACGGTCTTCGATCGACCTGCAGCCTACAACGCGATAATGGAGACACCCTGGCTATTCCAAATGAAGGCAGTACCTTCGACataccatcagtgcgtcaaattcCCAACCCCGCAGGGAGTTCGAGAAATTCTGGGAAGTCAAAGGGTGGCTAGAAGTTGTTATCTCGCGAGTCATGAGCTGTTGgtccaatagcaaccacagGTTGAGGTCGCAAAAAATCCAGTCCGGAAGCAGCTCAAAGGTGACCTCACTGAATCCATTTTCATCAATGCAAAGTTTTCGGACcaggaaatcaagatcggagCTGGATTGGGAAACAAGCTCCGAACCAAGCTAATCTCATTCCTTCAAGAAAACATTTCCACCTTCGCGTGGTCTATCGACGAAATGCCCGAAATTAGTCCAGAAATCATTTCGCATGAATTTAATGTCGATCCAACATTCAGGCCggtaaaacaaaagcaaaggaAGCTTGGCCCCGAACGGGTCGAGGTCATCAATAAAGAGGTAGACCGCCTACTGAGTGCTGGCCAGATCCGCAAAGTAAAGTATCCAGAGTGGCTCGCAAATACCGTggttgtaaaaaagaaaaatgggaagTCACGAGTTTGCGTTGACTTCATCGATCTAAAGAAAGCATGCCCCTAGGACAGTTTTCCACTTCCGCACATCGACAGACTAGTCGAATCGACCTCGGGGCACGAATTGATGTCTTTTATGGATGCTTTCTCCGGTTACAATCAAATCCTCATGAACCCGGAGGACCAGGAGAAGACAACCTTCATTACAGACCGCAGAACTTACTTTTACAAAGTGATGCCGTTTGGGCTGAAGAACGCCAGAGCAACTTACCAGCGATTGGTAAAACGGATGTTCGAACAGCAGCTTGAAAAGACCATGGAAGTTTACATAGACGAAATGCTGGTGAAGTCCATGGAATCTAGCTCACACCTCGTGGATTTGAAAGTCTGTTTTGACATTTTGAACCAGTTCGGCATGAAGCTTAAGCCCACGAAATGTACGTTCGCAGTTCCGTCGGGAGAATTCTTAGGTTACATCATGACAGAAAGGGGCTTTAAAGCAAACCCAAGGCAAATCAATGCCTTCTTATCTATGAGTTCCCCTAAGATACTGAGAGAAGTCCAGCGCCTCAACAGACGGATCGCAGCTCTCAACCCTTTCATCTGCAGGTCAACTGATAAATGTCTTCCATTTTACCAACTGTTAAAGAAGGGAGGTAAACACTTCGCGTGGGATGAGAAGTGCGAAGAAGCATTTTCTCAGTTAAAGGCATATTTTTCTGAACCACCAGTCCTGGCGAAACCTGATTTAGGAGAGCCTATCTTCCTGTATGTAGCTTTCTCGGCAAGTGCGGTAAGCGGAGTTTTAGTTCGTGAAGAAAGGGGGGAGCAGCGGCCAATTTTTTACGTCAGCAAATCCTTCACAGGAGCTGAATCTAGGTACCCCATGATGGAGAAACTGGCCTTGGTAGTAGTAACCTTAACACGAAAACTGCATCCCTATTTTCTATCTCACTCAATTGTAATGCTAACAACACAGCCGCTTCGGACCATACTCCATAGCCCGAGCCAGTCCGGTAGATTAGCTAAGTGGTCAGTCGAGCTGAGTGAATATGACATCGAGTTCCGGACTCGAACTTGTGCTAAGGCGCAAGTATTAGCAAACTTCCTTATAGAGCTTCCATTGGCAAATACGACCAAAGACAACACCGAAGCTCCTTAGACTTTGCATGTGGACGGAACATCTTGAAAAACAGGTGCAGGAATTGGAGTTCACCTTACCTCCCCGAATGGCGAGGTGATCGAGCAATCATTTGGCCTGAACTTCAGTGTATCCAACAACGAAGCAGAGTATGAGTCGTTCCTAGCCGGGCTCCGCCTCGTAGCAAGCATCGGTGTCAGAAAACTCAGAGTTTTCTGCGACTCTCAGTTAGTCACCAATCAATTCTTAGGAGAGTATGAGACCAGAGACGGATGAATGGAAGCGTTCCTGGCTTCAGCCCGGGAGTATGCAGGGAAGTTTGATGATTTCGAAATTACAAAAATTCCCCGCAGATGCGTTAGCGTTGCTTGCTTCGCCGCAGATGCGTTAGCGTTAGCGTTGCTTGGGAGTATGCAGGGAAGTGAGAACTCCGCCGCAGATGCGTTAGCGTTGCTTGCTTCGACTTCGGATCCTACAGCTACGCAAATTATCTCGGTTGAAGTCATCGAGTATCCGAGCATACGTCTAGAAAGCTCAAGTGTGATAACctgggagatgaagaagaagatagccGCTGAGGAGGCGGCTCGCAATATCTCACCTAAAATGACCTCATCACCTACTATGACAACATTGGAAGATAATCATTCACTCGTCAACGACCAAGAAGTTTGCACAGAGCCCCGCACTTCAGAGCAACTGAGAGTCGCAATTCTGGACCTACCCGATCTCCCGCCTCGGCCTCTTGGCAACACGAATACCAACAATTGGGGGGCAAGAAACTGGCAGAGCGCAATTTGGGCTTACTTGGAAAAGGGCGATCTCCCAGCTGATAAATGGGCAGCCAGGAAACTCAAAATTGTCAGTGCACGATATTGCATCTATAACGGAGCACTCCTACGCTAAAGTATAGCAGGTCCTTATTTAACATGTGTTGCTGGCGAAGAGCCCGCGACATTAATGCGAACTGTTCACAATGGCCCCAATGGAAACCACTCCGGAGGACGGACCCTggccttcaaaatcaaaagacaagGATACTTCTGGCCCACCATGGTCGCTGACAGCGAGGAATACTCCTGAACTTGCAAGAAATGTCAAAAACATGCTCCGTCAATCCATCAGCCTACAGAGCTTTTGTCCTCTGTGTCCACGCCTTATCCGTTCATGAGATGGTCTATGGATATTATTGGCCCTCTACATCAAGGAACGTGAGGAGTTCAGTACGTGCTGGTCCTTACTGATTATTTCTCCAAATGGGTGGAAGCAGCGGCTTATGCAAAAGTGACAAGTGAGCAAGTAGAGCAGTTCGTGTTAGGAAGCCTTATCTACCGGTACGGTGTTCCATACGAGATCGTCACAGACAATGACCTGCAGTTCATCTCCTCGCAGTTTGAAGGTTTGTGTGCGAAGTGGAAAATACGACTCAGCAAGTCAACTCCACGTTATCCACAGGGTAATGGGCAAGCCAAAGCAATGAATAAGGTCATATTGGCTAATTTAAAGATACGGCTCGACTCTGCAAGGTGTACATTGGGCAATCCGAACAACACCTCGCCGAGCAACTAATGAAACCcccttttctttggtttatggAGTTGATGCTGTAGTCCCAGCTGACATAGAGGTACCCGGAGTCCATACAACTTTGAATCCATTTCGGGCCACGGAGAATGAATAGTTTCTACAAGACACTCTCGATGTCATAAATGAGCGTCGGGATCGAGCTTCAGTTCGGATGCAGAACTACCAGAACGCTGTTGCCTTCTATTATAACTCCAAGGTCCGAGGTAGGCCTTTGGCAGTTGGCGATTTGGTCCTTCGGAAGGTCCATGAAAACACCAAAGAGGATAATGCGGGAAAAGTGGGAAGGTCCATTCAAAATCACCTGTGAAGTTCGGAATTGCGTCTACCGGCTAGAAGATTTAAATGGGGAACTCGTGCCAAGGTCCTAGAATTCTTTACATCTTAAACGTTTTTAcatttagtttggttttaacTTTGTATCGAACTACGATTGGCTTGATCCCGAAAAGGGTACGTAGATAGCCCATTTCCGGGTCCAgttaccttttaaaaaataatctagAAGTTTTAACTAAGCATTTGCACAACTCGTATTATCTCAAAaccgaagtcttacttcgtaTCTCTACAAACGAAGTATTACTTCGTATCTCTAAACCCGAAGTCTTACTTCGCGTTATCTTTAAATCGGAGTGTCACTTCGCTTTATCTTTATACCGAAGTCTCACTTTGTATTATCTAAACCGAAGTCCCACTTCGTATCTAAACCGAAGTCCCACTTCGTAGTTAAACCAAGTCTTACTTCATATTATCCCTAAATCGGAGTGTCACTTCGCATTAACTTTATACCAAAGACTCACTTCGTGTATCTATAAACCAAAGTCATACTTCGTACTAACTTTTAAACCATGACAACTTCGTAAATCGAACTCGAATTTTGCCGAACTTTAAACCAAAGTCTTACTTTGTGTAAACCTTGAAACCAAAGAATAACTTCGTATTATCTTTCATTCAAGGACGACTTCGTACGTTAGGGTCGAATTTCGCCTTGGCGAAGTTCAACTCTAAGTCCACTTTTCTACTGGCTCAAAGCCAACTTCGTGACTTTGTCAGGTAAAttatttagctaagttagagtTTATCAGGTGAATTACTTCGCTTCGTGAACCTTAGCGGAATACaaatttatactttttcttCGTGCTTCGCAAAATAAGTGTTGAGCAGGCAGTTATGCAATGAAAAAAGTTGAACtaataaaatagataatattATGGGAGGGTCACAGTGACCAAAAAACTCCCGAACcaagtataaaaaaaaacaacaaaagcgGGGCCACATGGGCCAAAACAACCCCAAAGAAATAGTTCACGAAGTAAAGGAAGGGTTTGGAGCCAAACTGAGATTGACGGTGGTTACGGCCACCTCTTCAGGGACGTCTGGGAAAAGCTCGTACAGTGACACCTCAGGTGCATCTACCTTAGGAGTATTATCTCGGATCACCTTTTCGTTCCTGGTTCGACAACTACCCGATGTTAGTCCCAGATTCATCAATTACGATACTCAGAGGGGGCTCGCTGCACAGCAATTCAGGGGGAGAGTCTGCCAAGAGGCTGGAGATGGCTGAAATATCAAAGTCACGGAGGGTTACCTTCGCGACGTCTCTGTCAGCTTTCTCCTCATCAGCCCGAATAGATTCAAGCTCAGCCTCGAGGTCTTCGATCTCTCCTTTTGAAATCTCCTCGACTAACATCCGGTTAGCCTTAATCTCGGCAGCCCTGATCAGGGCCGGGGTTAGGCGCTCCCTCTCCTCGATGTGTGCCCTTACGTCCTCTATCAAGGGGCGAAGAGATCTTCTCATTGAATGATGCTCCTCTCTCCGAACCCTCTCCACCTTGCAACTGTTACCAGCCTCCAGAAGTTGATTGCGGAGTTCGACTTCATGAAGCCTGTTCTTGGCAGCCTTCTCGTTCTCCGAGGCCTCGTAATAGGCCTCGTAATAGAGTTCGCCCGATAATGGAGACACCCTGGATATTCCAAATGAAGGCAGTACCTTCGACataccatcagtgcgtcaaattcCCAACCCCGTAGGGAGTTCGGGAAATTCTGGGAAGTCAAAGGGTGGCAAGAAGTTGTTATCTCGCGAGTCATGAGTTGTTGGTCCAATAGCAACCACAACTTGAGGTCGCAAAGAATCCAGTCCGGAAGCAACTCAAAGGCGACCTCACTGAATCCATTTTCATCAATGCAAAGTTTGCGGACCAGGAAATCAAGATTGGAGCTGGATTGGGAAACAAGCTCCGAACAAAGCTAATCTCATTCCTTTAAGAAAACATTTCCACCTTCGCATGGTCTGTCGACGAAATGCCCGAAATTAGTCCAGAAATCATCTCGCATGAATTTAATGTCGATCCAACATTCAGGCCggtaaaacaaaagcaaaggaAGCTTGGCCCCGAACGAGTCGAGGTCGTCAATAAAGAGGTAGACCGCCTACTGAGTGCTGGCCAGATCCGCAAAGTAAAGTATC from Camelina sativa cultivar DH55 chromosome 9, Cs, whole genome shotgun sequence encodes:
- the LOC109126402 gene encoding uncharacterized protein LOC109126402, yielding MQSKIRDMQSMMHSATTLAPDIPRVIEESKRTPFSHQIARVRVKDIGKIKLMSYEGKRDPTTHLKTFLLTVSHVDLELDEADAGYCKLFAEMFCGPTLLWFSSLAAGYVNNFMELSTSFIKQYSSLIETAVTYAQLWNLNQTAGESLRSYITKFKEIQIQIPGLSNSTALSALKNGLWHESRFREELTVNQFATIQDALHRASNWIVAEEEKAAAAQKHKVTSKPGFEVPAKKTPPSTPKSGLSTFAMDKSPQKGSPRSSPSNPPVSPCSKSGMLPSNKCVRDENVYCKLHKVNGHSTRDCKKLMHLLAEKFVSGEMSSVTISELDQKAASEADEDAPPMKKLKQADGDTAPKKRIDVIMGDSHLFRNSITAIKDHQQKFTNPEPKRIKVTTSDLPEVTFSEKETKDLSTLHDDALVISLDVANHKVCRILIDTGSLVDLIFLETLEWALEESTSRVPLPLQSRSQVKHLCHWVQ